The DNA sequence CATGGTCGCGTCCACAGCATCGCTGGCGGCATCGAAGACCGCGAGCGGGGCGGGACCGACGGTCAATACGCCGATGTGAATCCGAGTTTCGACTGGGTCCGGCTGCCCCAGCGCATTCCGGTCCGGATCGAGATCGAAAACAAGCCGGCGAATGTGCGGCTCATCCCCGGACAAACGGCAACGGTCGTGATTCATCCACGTGCCGACGCACGCAAGATCCAAAGGAGTCTGCCATGGTAAGGCAAGCGATGAGCCGCCTGACGCTCTGCGCCCTCGGTGCGGGGCTGCTGGCGGGCTGCACCACGGTTGGACCGGATTACAAAGGTCCAAACAGCGCGGTGCTCAAATCCCCTGCCGCCCAGGGCAAATTCGTCGGCGCTGCCGGCCTTCCCGTCGATGCCGACGCGCCTCCTCAGGATTGGTGGCGACTGTATGACGACCCGCTTCTCGACCGGCTTGTCGGAGAGGCCTTGGCCGCCAACACCGACCTTCGGGTCGCCGCTGCCAACCTGGAGCGTACCGAAGTCACAATCCACGAAGCCAAGGACGCATATGGCCCGGAGGTGGAGACTGAAGTCGCCTCAGAGCGCAGACAGTTTTCCACCCAGTCCTACCTGCGCGAGACACCTATCCCCCCGTTGACCGTCGGCAGCGTGGGAATCCGTGTCGCCTATCAGCTTGACCTGTTCGGCCAGTTAAAGCGCCTGGTCGAGGCTGCCGAGGCCGATGCGGAAGCCAGCCGCGCTGTTCGCGACGCTGTTCGCGTGACCGTGGTGGCCAATGTTGTGCGCGCCTATGTGGAAGCCTGCAGCGCCGGAGAGGAACTGGCCGCCACCCGTTCGGTCGTCAACATTCAGGAGAAAAGCGCGGGTGTCCTGCGTCGCCTCGGCCGTGCGGGGCGGATCGCGCGGACCGACGCCTTCCGGGCTGATGCCCGGACGGAAGAGGGGCGCGCCGCCCTGCCGGTGTTCGAAGCGCGACGGAAAACCGCCCTATATCGTCTCGCGGTGCTTACCGGCCGCCCGCCGGCGGAGTTCCCAATCGAAGTCGCCAATTGCGCCGAACCTCCTCACCTGACGCGCCCTGTGCCAGTCGGCGACGGGGCCAGCCTGTTGCAGCGGCGCCCCGACGTGCGCGAGGCGGAGCGCGATCTGGCCGCTGCCACGGCGCGGATCGGCGTAGCGATCGGGGAGCTCTATCCGCGCATCAGCCTGGGTGCGGGCCTAGGTTCAACCGGTATTCTATCTGATCTTGGCACAAGGCCTGCCAATCATTGGAGCCTAGGCCCCCTCATTTCCTGGTCGTTGCCCACCCCAGCTGTCAGATCTCGGATCCACCAAGCGAACGCAAAAGCGGACGCGTCCTTGGCGCAGTTTGACGGAATAGTGCTCAACGCGCTTCGTGAGGTTGAAACCAGCCTGACAAGCTATGGGCGCGACCTTGACCGCCACGCCCGCCTGGAATTGGCGCGAAACCTGTCCGTTAAAGCGCGGGACGATGCGCAGATTCTTTACAGGGCCGGCCGCACCCCACTGCTTGACCTGCTGGATGCCCAGCGAGCAGCTGCCGAAGCTGAAGCCGTGCTGGCGACGTCAAAGGCCCGGATCGCCGACGATCAGGTGTCCCTGTTCCTCGCCCTAGGCGGAGGCTGGGAGCAGGGCGAAAGTTGAACTTCGATGGACTTCGCTCTTCGTCAATTGAGGTGGGCAGAGAAGGGGGTTCCAGCCAGCGCCGATGCCCGGATGCCCTATCGTTCCACCCCCATGTTCGATGAGCAGACCTTGTCGGCGGCACTGCGCAAGCGGCCCGATATCGGGATGGGTCAGGGGGCTGATCCGGGTTCTAGAAGGCCATTCCGGCTGACGGACATCGAGCCGCCATCCGAATGTATCCTCGAACACAGTCGGCCCGGCATCTTCCGGCCGCGCGAAATGCATCTCGTGAGGCCGCTCGGGTCCATGAAGATGCAGGTGGATTTCTACAGGGAGCCGCCGCTCCTCTGAAGATACTCAGTTGTTTGCGGTCT is a window from the Sphingobium sp. Cam5-1 genome containing:
- a CDS encoding efflux transporter outer membrane subunit, which translates into the protein MVRQAMSRLTLCALGAGLLAGCTTVGPDYKGPNSAVLKSPAAQGKFVGAAGLPVDADAPPQDWWRLYDDPLLDRLVGEALAANTDLRVAAANLERTEVTIHEAKDAYGPEVETEVASERRQFSTQSYLRETPIPPLTVGSVGIRVAYQLDLFGQLKRLVEAAEADAEASRAVRDAVRVTVVANVVRAYVEACSAGEELAATRSVVNIQEKSAGVLRRLGRAGRIARTDAFRADARTEEGRAALPVFEARRKTALYRLAVLTGRPPAEFPIEVANCAEPPHLTRPVPVGDGASLLQRRPDVREAERDLAAATARIGVAIGELYPRISLGAGLGSTGILSDLGTRPANHWSLGPLISWSLPTPAVRSRIHQANAKADASLAQFDGIVLNALREVETSLTSYGRDLDRHARLELARNLSVKARDDAQILYRAGRTPLLDLLDAQRAAAEAEAVLATSKARIADDQVSLFLALGGGWEQGES